GCGAAGGCGTGTCCATGCTTCATGCGCCGGGGCGCGCGCATGTCTTGCGGATGGCCGTCGCGCTATGCATAAGGACGCGGCCTAACAGGAGTTTCGCGATGTCAGACACGCCGCTTTGGAGTCCTTCTCAGGAAAAGGTGGCGCAAAGCAATCTGACGGCCTTTGCCGCGAAGGCAGAGCGGATCGCGGGCAGGCCGCTTTCTGACTATGCCGATCTCCACCGCTGGTCGATCGAGGAGCGTGGGGCCTTCTGGTCGCTCGTCTGGGACGAGTTCGGCGTCATCGGCGAGAAGGGCGGGCGCGATCTGGTCGACGGCGACAGGATGCCCGGTGCGCGCTTCTTCCCCGACGCGACGCTGAATTTTGCCGAGAACCTGCTCAGGAAGACCGGGCCGGAGGATGCCATAGTCTTCCGCGGCGAGGACAAGGCCGGGAAGCGGCTGTCATGGGACGAGCTTCACGCGCTGGTCTCGCGGCTTCAGCAGGCGCTGATGGCGGCCGGCGTGAGGGCCGGCGACCGCGTCGCCGCGATGCTGTCCAACAGGCCGGAAGCCGTCGCCGCCATGCTTGCGGTCACGTCGCTGGGTGCTGTCTGGTCCTCCTGCTCGCCGGATTTCGGCGAGCGCGGCGTGCTCGATCGTTTCGGCCAGATCGAGCCGACCGTGTTCTTCGCGGTCGACGGCTACTGGTACAACGGCAAGCCTGTCGACGTATCGGAAAAGGTTGCCGCCGTCGCTTCGCAGCTGCCGGGCGTCAGGAAGACGATCGTCGTCGATTATCTGGGCAAGGCTGATGCCGTGGCGGCGTCGACGCCGCGCGGAGAGTCGCTGGCGGCCGCGATCCGGCCTTTCGCCGCGAAGCCCGTGACCTTCGCGCGCGTCCCCTTCGGCCATCCGCTCTATATCCTGTTCTCCTCCGGCACGACCGGAATCCCGAAATGCATCGTGCATTCGGTCGGCGGCACGCTGCTCCAGCACATCAAGGAGCACCGCCTGCACGGCGACATCCGCGAAGGCGACCGGGTCTTCTACTTCACCACCTGCGGCTGGATGATGTGGAACTGGCTGGTGTCGGGCCTCGCATCCGGCGCGACCCTGCTGCTCTTCGACGGCTCGCCTTTCGCGCCGAACGGCAATGTCCTGTTCGACTATGCCGACGCAGAGAAGATGACCTATTTCGGCACCTCGGCGAAATTCATCGACGCGCTGCGCAAATCCGGGCTGGAGCCGAAGAAGACACACGATCTCTCCACTGTGCGCACGATCTCGTCGACCGGCTCGCCGCTGGCCCCGGAAGGCTTCCGCTTCGTCTATGACGGCATCAAGGAGGACGTGCATCTGGCCTCGATCTCCGGCGGCACCGACATCGTGTCGTGCTTCGTCCTCGGCATCCCGACCCTGCCGGTGTGGACGGGCGAGATTCAGGGCGCGGGCCTCGGCATGGCCATGGACGTCTGGGACGACGACGGCAAGCCGGTGCGCGGCGAAAAGGGCGAACTGGTCTGCACCAGCGCCTTCCCGTCCATGCCCGTCATGTTCTGGAACGATGCGGACGGCGCCAAGTATCGAGGGGCCTATTTCGAGCGCTTCGACAATGTCTGGTGTCATGGCGATTTCGCCGAGTGGACGGCGCATGGCGGCATGATCATCCACGGGCGCTCCGACGCCACGCTGAACCCCGGCGGCGTGCGCATCGGCACGGCGGAGATCTACAATCAGGTGGAGCAGATGCCGGAGATCGCTGAAGCGCTCTGCATCGGGCAGGATTTCGACAACGACGTGCGCGTCGTCCTGTTTGTGCGGCTGGCGGACGGCGTGACGCTCGACACGGATCTGGTGGAGCGGATCAAGCGCAAGATCAGGACCGGCGCCAGTCCCCGCCACGTGCCGGCGAAGGTGGTCGCCGTGCGCGACATTCCTCGCACCAAGTCCGGCAAGATTACCGAGCTCGCCGTGCGCGACGTGGTGCATGGCCGCGCGGTGAAGAACAAGGAGGCGCTCGCCAATCCCGAGGCGCTGGAGCTGTTCCGCGATCTGCCGGAGCTTGCCGGCTGACGGGCACCGGCATGGTTAGGAAAGCGTCACCTTCGAATTTACCGAGATTTCACAGGTGATACACATTCCTAAATTTTCGCGGCGGACGTTAACCGGTCGGTAACAGATGCGTCCGATATTCGTGCGTGAACTTAAGGAATTCTTGCTTTGGCTTGGAAACCTTTCGCCGACCGCGTGACAGCATTCTGACTCCAGGCGCCTCTTGCAGGCGCCTTCTTTTTTCGATGGCTGCGTCGCCCGCGTCAAAGCGAGGATGTCTGATCCTTCGCCAGTGCGCTGGACAGGATGATGACCGGCACCGTCGCCGTGGCGATGATGACCAGCGCCGCCGCTGCGCCGTCCTGCGGCGCGGCCCGCGACGCCTGCTCGTAGACATAGGTGGCGAGCGTGCCGAAGCCGAACGGCCTTAGCAGGATCGTCGCGGAAAGCTCCTTGACGGTGTCCACGAAGACGAGGACCAGCGCCGTCAGGATCGCTGGCTTCAGCAACGGCAGGATCACGGTCGCCGCGCTTGCTCCGGGCGAGCGGCCGAGGCTGCGCGCCGCCTCGTCGAGATTGGGCGGAAGCTTTTCCAGCCCCGAACGGATTGCGCCTTCGGCAAGCGCGATGAAGCGTATCGTGCAGCCAAGCACGACGGCTGCCGCCGTGCCCGAGGTCAACAGCCCGGTCGAGAGGCCGAACTCCGCCCGCATCAGCGCATCGAGCCCGTTGTCGAAGCGGGTGAGGCCGATGAAGAGACCGAGGCCCAGAATGCCGCCGGGCAGGGCGTAGCCGACCGAGGCCAGCCGCACCAGAAGGTTCATGCCCGCGGAGCGCGCGACGCGCATGCCGTTCACCAGCATAAGCGCGGCGCAGACGGTCAGTACCGCTGTCGCCGTCGCCGTCGCCACGGAGGTCACGAAGGCTGAGGCGAGTTCGGGCGCCGCGAACTGCTCCAGGCGGCGCAACGCATACTGTCCGAAGACGAAGACGGGGATGCCGAAGCCGACGAGGATCGGCGTCAGCGTCGCGGCCAGCACGGCGAAACCGCGCCAGCCGGCGAGCCGGACGCGCGGATGACGCGCCTTGAGCTGCGTGGCGCGGGTGTTGTGAAAGCGCTGCCGTTTGCGGCTCTGCTGCTCGATCAGCATGAGAAAGACCACGAGCACGAGCAGCAGCAGCGCCACCTGCGCGCCGCCTTCCAGACTGCCGCGGTTGAGCCAGGTCGAATAGACGGCGAAGGTCAGCGTGCGCACGCCCAGATATTCCGAGGCGCCGATGTCGTTGATCGTTTCCATGAGCACCAGCGCGACGCCGGCAATGATGGCGGGCCGCGCCACCGGCAGCAGAATCCGCAGGAACACGCGCATCGGCCGCGCGCCGAGCGTTCGCGCGACGTCGCCTATGTTGCGTCCCTGCATGAGGAAGACGATGCGGGTGGTGAGATAGACATAAGGGTAGAGCACCGAAATGAGCACCAGCGCGGCGCCCCCGGTCGAGCGGATGTCGGGGAACCAGTAGTCGCGGATCGTCTGGAAGCCGAACAGGCCGCGGATCAGGCTCTGCACCGGACCTGAATAGTGAAAGAACTCGGCGAAGGCATAGGCCGCGAGATAGGCCGGAACGGCCAGCGGCAGCACCAGCGCCCACGAGACGACCCTGCGCAATGGAAAATCGAAGGCGACCACGGCCCATGCGGCAAGGACGCCGATGAAGGCCGTCCCGATCGCCACCAGCGCAAGCAGCACGATCGTCGTCATCGCGGCGGCGGGCAGCACGTTGCGGACGAGATGCGGCCAGTCGCTTCCCGAGCCCGTCAGCGCGATTGCCGCGAGCGACGCCAGCGGCAGAAGCACGATCGCGGCGATGACGACGGCGATCGCCACGCTCCCGCGATGCGCGCTGCGCCGCGCCGGCGGCCGGCGGTCGATCGCGTCGCCCGGCGGCGTCCCCGCATCTGTTGTCCGCGATTGCGCGATCATGCCACTGTTTCAAACGGCAAAGGCCGGACCCGAAGGCCCGGCCTGGATTGGCTGGATGATGGCGCCTCGCTCAGCTGCTCGGGCCGTCATCGAGGCCGACGCGGTCGACCATTTCCGACGCCGCCTTGCGGTTCTTGGCGATGTCTGCCAGCGACAGCGTGTCGGCCTTGAGTTCGCCGAAGCCCTTGACCGTCTCAGAGGCTTCGAGACCCGGCTCCACCGGATATTCGTAGTTCTTCTCGGCGTAGATCTGCTGCGCCGCGTGGCCGGACAGGAATTCGATGAGCTTCACCGCATTGTCCTTGTTCGGAGCGTGCTTGGCGAGCGCGGCGCCGGAGATGTTGACATGGGTACCGCCGGTTTCCGTGAAGGTCGGGAAGAGCACGTTGATGGCGTTGCCCCACTCCTTCTCCTTCGGGTCCTTCTCGTTGTTGCGCATCAGGCCGACATAATAGGTGTTGCCGAGCGCGATGTCGCATTCGCCGGCCGCGATGGCTCCGGCCTGCGGGCGGTCGCCGCCGTCGGGCTTCTTGGCGAGGTTTGCCTTGAGGCCCTTCATCCACTCCTCGGTCTTCTCCGGACCCCAATGGGCGATTGCCGCCGAGAACAGGGCGAGGTTGTAGTCGTGCTGGCCGGAGCGCATGCAGATCTTGCCCTTCCACTTCGGATCGGCCAGATCCGCATAGGTGATCGCGGTGTCCGTCACGCGGTCCTTCGAGGCGTAGATGACGCGGGCGCGCTTGGTCAGGCCGAACCAGTGGCCTTCCGGATCGCGATATTCGGCGGAGATGTTCTTGTTGACGATCTCGTCCTCGAGCGGCTGGGTGATGCCCTTCTCCTTGGCGGCCGTCAGGCGGCTGATGTCGACGGTCATGATGACGTCGGCGGGGGAGTTCTCGCCTTCAGAGGCGATGCGCTCCTCCAGCCCCTTGTCGAGGAACAGCACTTCCGTCTGGATGCCGGTTTCCTTGGTGAACTCGTCCAGGACCGGCTTGATCAGTTCCGGCTGGCGATAGGTGTAGATGTTCACCTTGCCGTCCGCCAACGCCGCGCCGGCGGTGGTGCTGGCCAATGCCAGCGCGACGAATTGCAGGAGCCGTTTCATGTTTATTCCACCTCCTTGGGCCGTAGCCTTGAAACCTTCGGTTTCCATTCAGGAAACACGGGGCTTATTGCCGAACGACGCATGAGGGTCAAGTGAAAGTCCAATGATTTCAACTGTTTAGAAGAATTCCAAACTGGATGAAATCATACAGCTTATCAAAGGCTTAATACTCGCCCCCGGAACCCGGCCTCCGGCGTTCACGAGAAGGTGTATGCATTATGTCGTTATTCCGCGAGAACGCGCGTTGACGGGAAGGTCACTTCGACCAGCGTGCCTTCGCCGGGTGTCGAATAGATCGAAAATTTCGCGCGATTGGCCTCCACCATCGCCTTGGTCAGCGGCAGCCCGAGGCCGGTGCCATCGCCGCGGCCGCGTTTCAGCGCGTTGACCTGCTTGAAGGGTTTCAGCGCCTGCTCGATCTCTGCCTGCGTCATGCCGACGCCGGTGTCGCGCACCCGCATCACCACCTCGCCGTTCGGCTCGTGCGCGGTCGAGACGATCACCTGCCCGCCGGCCTGCGTGTAGCGTACGGCGTTCGAAAGGATGTTGAGCGCGATCTGGCGCACGCTGCGCAGGTCGGCCACGACTTCCGGCAGTTTCGAGGCGAGCGTGGAGCGGATGATGACGCGCTCGCGGTTGGCCTGCGGCTGCATCATCGCGACCGTCTCGGCCAGCGCGTCGTTCAGCGCCACCGCCTGATAGTCCATTTCCTGCTGGCCGGCCTCGATCTTCGAGATGTCCAGCAGGTCGTTGACCAGATCGAGCACATGGTTGCCGGAGCGATTGATGTCGCGCAGATAGTCGCGGTAGCGATCATTGGCGACCGGCCCGAACTTCTCATCCAGCATCAGTTCGGAAAAGCCGATGATGGCGTTGAGCGGCGTGCGGATCTCGTGGCTGACGCGGGCGAGGAAATCCGACTTCTGGGTGGATACGCGCTCGGCTTGCGCGCGGGCCTGCGTCAGCTCCTCTTCGGCCCGCTTCCACGGCGTGATGTCGCGCAGCACCGCGCAATATCCGCCGTCGCCCGGCAGCTTGCCGATGGTCATGAACAGCGGGATGAAGCGCCCCTGCGCCTCGCGGCCGATCACCTCGCGCCCGTCATTCAGCACGCTGGCGACGCCGTTGTCGGAAAGGCCGGAAAGATAGTCGCGCGCCGCCCGCTGGCTTTCGATGGCGAAAAGCGAGGCGAAGGGTTTTCCGACGATCTGGTCGTCGTCATAGCCGAACAGCGCCTCGGCCGGCCGGCTGATCGAGCGCACCATGCCGTCATTGTCGATGAGAACGACGCCATCGGTCGCCGTGTCGAGGATGGTCCTCAGCTCGGCGAGCCGATCCTTGAGCTGCTGCTGTTCGGCATCGGGCGCGGCGGGCGCGGGCACGGGCTGGCGCACGAGCGTCAGAAGCAACGCCTTGCCGCCGAGCCACGGCACGGATTGGAGATGGGCGTTGACCGGAATCTCCTCGCCGCCGCGCGTCCTGAGGGCGACGCTGCTGTCTCCCTCCGAGCGGTCTTCCGCCGGGCCGGAGAGCAGCACGTCTATGCCGCCGGCCTCTGCCAGTTCCCCGATCGAGCCGTAGCCGGTGAGGCTGAAGAAAGCGTCGTTTGCATAGTGCAACATGTCGCCGGCATGGATGAGCACCGGGATGGGCAATTGCGCGAGAATGGACGTATCCGCGCGCCTTTCGGCGAAGGCTGACGGCGTGAAGCCGTCGAGCTTCAGCGGCGGCGCAGCGACGGACTGCGGAACCGTCTCCGTCGTCGCCTGCGTCTCCGACGCCGTCTCGGCCGTTGCCGATTCCGGCGCGGCCGCGGCGAGGGTCGCTTGCGATGCAGCGGATTCGTCCCCGGCGTCCTGCGCCTCCGGCGCGGCGGCGAAATCAAGCAGCGAGCGTGAGGCACGGTCCTTCGGGACGGTCACTTCCGGCTCGCGCGCCGTGCTGTCCTCGCGCGAGACGGCTTCGTCCGCCATGGTCGGCGCGGCTTCGTCCAGCGCGCTCTCCGTTGCCGGCTCTCCTGTTTCGTGATCGTCGCCCAAAGCGTCGAGGTCGGCGGTGGTGGCGTCGGGATCGACAAAGGTTCCCGTGTCC
The window above is part of the Rhizobiaceae bacterium genome. Proteins encoded here:
- a CDS encoding iron ABC transporter permease, with the translated sequence MIAQSRTTDAGTPPGDAIDRRPPARRSAHRGSVAIAVVIAAIVLLPLASLAAIALTGSGSDWPHLVRNVLPAAAMTTIVLLALVAIGTAFIGVLAAWAVVAFDFPLRRVVSWALVLPLAVPAYLAAYAFAEFFHYSGPVQSLIRGLFGFQTIRDYWFPDIRSTGGAALVLISVLYPYVYLTTRIVFLMQGRNIGDVARTLGARPMRVFLRILLPVARPAIIAGVALVLMETINDIGASEYLGVRTLTFAVYSTWLNRGSLEGGAQVALLLLVLVVFLMLIEQQSRKRQRFHNTRATQLKARHPRVRLAGWRGFAVLAATLTPILVGFGIPVFVFGQYALRRLEQFAAPELASAFVTSVATATATAVLTVCAALMLVNGMRVARSAGMNLLVRLASVGYALPGGILGLGLFIGLTRFDNGLDALMRAEFGLSTGLLTSGTAAAVVLGCTIRFIALAEGAIRSGLEKLPPNLDEAARSLGRSPGASAATVILPLLKPAILTALVLVFVDTVKELSATILLRPFGFGTLATYVYEQASRAAPQDGAAAALVIIATATVPVIILSSALAKDQTSSL
- a CDS encoding Fe(3+) ABC transporter substrate-binding protein codes for the protein MKRLLQFVALALASTTAGAALADGKVNIYTYRQPELIKPVLDEFTKETGIQTEVLFLDKGLEERIASEGENSPADVIMTVDISRLTAAKEKGITQPLEDEIVNKNISAEYRDPEGHWFGLTKRARVIYASKDRVTDTAITYADLADPKWKGKICMRSGQHDYNLALFSAAIAHWGPEKTEEWMKGLKANLAKKPDGGDRPQAGAIAAGECDIALGNTYYVGLMRNNEKDPKEKEWGNAINVLFPTFTETGGTHVNISGAALAKHAPNKDNAVKLIEFLSGHAAQQIYAEKNYEYPVEPGLEASETVKGFGELKADTLSLADIAKNRKAASEMVDRVGLDDGPSS
- a CDS encoding acetoacetate--CoA ligase, which encodes MSDTPLWSPSQEKVAQSNLTAFAAKAERIAGRPLSDYADLHRWSIEERGAFWSLVWDEFGVIGEKGGRDLVDGDRMPGARFFPDATLNFAENLLRKTGPEDAIVFRGEDKAGKRLSWDELHALVSRLQQALMAAGVRAGDRVAAMLSNRPEAVAAMLAVTSLGAVWSSCSPDFGERGVLDRFGQIEPTVFFAVDGYWYNGKPVDVSEKVAAVASQLPGVRKTIVVDYLGKADAVAASTPRGESLAAAIRPFAAKPVTFARVPFGHPLYILFSSGTTGIPKCIVHSVGGTLLQHIKEHRLHGDIREGDRVFYFTTCGWMMWNWLVSGLASGATLLLFDGSPFAPNGNVLFDYADAEKMTYFGTSAKFIDALRKSGLEPKKTHDLSTVRTISSTGSPLAPEGFRFVYDGIKEDVHLASISGGTDIVSCFVLGIPTLPVWTGEIQGAGLGMAMDVWDDDGKPVRGEKGELVCTSAFPSMPVMFWNDADGAKYRGAYFERFDNVWCHGDFAEWTAHGGMIIHGRSDATLNPGGVRIGTAEIYNQVEQMPEIAEALCIGQDFDNDVRVVLFVRLADGVTLDTDLVERIKRKIRTGASPRHVPAKVVAVRDIPRTKSGKITELAVRDVVHGRAVKNKEALANPEALELFRDLPELAG